The proteins below come from a single Mus musculus strain C57BL/6J chromosome 5, GRCm38.p6 C57BL/6J genomic window:
- the Pan3 gene encoding PAN2-PAN3 deadenylation complex subunit Pan3 isoform 2 (isoform 2 is encoded by transcript variant 2), with translation MKQTDSTKGWIVWAALDSSMRGMSLSAGSSPLHSPKITPHTSPAPRRRSHTPNPASFMVPPSASTPANNPAPQPPSSGQVIQKETVGGTTYFYTDTTPAPLTGMVFPNYHIYPPTAPHVAYMQPKANAPSFFMADELRQELINRHLITMAQIDQADMPAVPTEVDSYHSLFPLEPLPPPNRIQKSSNFGYITSCYKAVNSKDDLPYCLRRIHGFRLVNTKCMVLVDMWKKIQHSNIVTLREVFTTKAFAEPSLVFAYDFHAGGETMMSRHFNDPNSDAYFTKRKWGQHDGPLPRQHAGLLPESLIWAYIVQLSSALRTIHTAGLACRVMDPTKILITSKTRLRVNCVGVFDVLTFDNSQNNNPLALMAQYQQADLISLGKVVLALACNSLAGIQRENLQKAMELVTINYSSDLKNLILYLLTDQNRMRSVNDIMPMIGARFYTQLDAAQMRNDVIEEDLAKEVQNGRLFRLLAKLGTINERPEFQKDPTWSETGDRYLLKLFRDHLFHQVTEAGAPWIDLSHIISCLNKLDAGVPEKISLISRDEKSVLVVTYSDLKRCFENTFQELIAAANGNDRNSN, from the exons GAATGTCACTGTCTGCTGGATCTTCCCCTCTCCATTCCCCCAAAATTACTCCACACACCTCTCCTGCTCCTAGAAGAAGAAGCCACACTCCAAACCCAGCAAGTTTCATGGTGCCGCCTAGTGCCTCCACTCCTGCCAATAACCCTGCTCCTCAGCCTCCGTCCTCTGGTCAGGTGATCCAGAAGGAGACTGTCGGGGGGACGACTTACTTCTATACAGATACAACCCCAGCACCTTTGACTGGAATG GTATTTCCAAACTATCATATTTATCCTCCAACCGCACCTCATGTTGCTTATATGCAACCAAAAGCAAATGCACCTTCCTTCTTCATGGCCGACGAGCTCCGACAG GAGCTGATCAACAGACATTTAATAACGATGGCTCAAATTGACCAAGCAGATATGCCAG CAGTCCCCACAGAAGTTGACAGCTACCATAGCCTGTTCCCTCTAGAACCACTGCCACCTCCCAACCGGATACAGAAATCAAGTAATTTTGGATATATCACGTCTTGCTACAAAGCTGTAAATAGCAAAGATGATCTGCCATATTGCCTTCGGAGGATACATG GTTTTCGTCTTGTTAACACAAAGTGCATGGTGTTGGTTGATATGTGGAAAAAAATTCAGCACTCAAATATTGTAACTCTGCGTGAAGTGTTTACCACTAAAGCATTTGCCGAGCCTT CTCTGGTGTTCGCCTATGATTTCCATGCTGGAGGAGAAACTATGATGAGCAGACACTTTAACGACCCGAATTCTGATGCCTACTTCACAAAGAGGAAGTGGG GCCAGCACGATGGACCACTGCCCAGGCAGCATGCTGGATTGTTACCAGAGTCTCTCATCTGGGCATACATTGTACAGCTGAGTTCTGCTCTGCGGACCATTCATACAGCAGGTTTGGCCTGTAGAGTAATGGACCCAACGAAGATTCTGATAACCAGCAAAACAAG GTTACGAGTAAATTGTGTAGGAGTCTTTGATGTTTTAACATTTGATAACAGTCAAAATAATAATCCTTTGGCATTAATGGCTCAGTACCAG CAAGCAGATCTGATATCATTAGGAAAAGTTGTGTTGGCTTTGGCTTGCAACTCTTTGGCAGGAATTCAGCGAGAAAATTTACAGAAAGCCATGGAATTGGTGACAATCAACTACTCCTCTGACCTGAAGAACCTCATCTT GTACTTGTTGACTGACCAAAACAGGATGCGGAGTGTGAATGACATCATGCCCATGATTGGTGCTCGGTTTTACACTCAATTGGATGCTGCTCAAATGAGAAATGATGTTATCGAGGAAGACCTTGCTAAG gaGGTTCAAAATGGAAGACTGTTTAGGCTTCTAGCAAAATTGGGAACAATCAACGAGAGGCCGGA GTTTCAGAAGGATCCAACCTGGTCAGAGACTGGAGACAGATACCTGTTGAAACTCTTTAGAGATCATCTTTTTCATCAGGTGACAGAAGCAGGTGCTCCCTGGATCGACCTCAGTCACATCATTTCTTGTCTTAACAAG CTAGATGCTGGTGTGCCAGAAAAAATCAGCCTGATTTCCAGAGACGAGAAGAGCGTGCTGGTGGTGACATACAGTGACCTAAAACGCTGCTTTGAAAATACCTTTCAAGAACTGATTGCGGCTGCAAATG GTAACGATCGGAACAGTAACTGA
- the Pan3 gene encoding PAN2-PAN3 deadenylation complex subunit Pan3 isoform X10 has product MSGMSLSAGSSPLHSPKITPHTSPAPRRRSHTPNPASFMVPPSASTPANNPAPQPPSSGQVIQKETVGGTTYFYTDTTPAPLTGMVFPNYHIYPPTAPHVAYMQPKANAPSFFMADELRQELINRHLITMAQIDQADMPAVPTEVDSYHSLFPLEPLPPPNRIQKSSNFGYITSCYKAVNSKDDLPYCLRRIHGFRLVNTKCMVLVDMWKKIQHSNIVTLREVFTTKAFAEPSLVFAYDFHAGGETMMSRHFNDPNSDAYFTKRKWGQHDGPLPRQHAGLLPESLIWAYIVQLSSALRTIHTAGLACRVMDPTKILITSKTRLRVNCVGVFDVLTFDNSQNNNPLALMAQYQQADLISLGKVVLALACNSLAGIQRENLQKAMELVTINYSSDLKNLILYLLTDQNRMRSVNDIMPMIGARFYTQLDAAQMRNDVIEEDLAKEVQNGRLFRLLAKLGTINERPEFQKDPTWSETGDRYLLKLFRDHLFHQVTEAGAPWIDLSHIISCLNKLDAGVPEKISLISRDEKSVLVVTYSDLKRCFENTFQELIAAANGNDRNSN; this is encoded by the exons GAATGTCACTGTCTGCTGGATCTTCCCCTCTCCATTCCCCCAAAATTACTCCACACACCTCTCCTGCTCCTAGAAGAAGAAGCCACACTCCAAACCCAGCAAGTTTCATGGTGCCGCCTAGTGCCTCCACTCCTGCCAATAACCCTGCTCCTCAGCCTCCGTCCTCTGGTCAGGTGATCCAGAAGGAGACTGTCGGGGGGACGACTTACTTCTATACAGATACAACCCCAGCACCTTTGACTGGAATG GTATTTCCAAACTATCATATTTATCCTCCAACCGCACCTCATGTTGCTTATATGCAACCAAAAGCAAATGCACCTTCCTTCTTCATGGCCGACGAGCTCCGACAG GAGCTGATCAACAGACATTTAATAACGATGGCTCAAATTGACCAAGCAGATATGCCAG CAGTCCCCACAGAAGTTGACAGCTACCATAGCCTGTTCCCTCTAGAACCACTGCCACCTCCCAACCGGATACAGAAATCAAGTAATTTTGGATATATCACGTCTTGCTACAAAGCTGTAAATAGCAAAGATGATCTGCCATATTGCCTTCGGAGGATACATG GTTTTCGTCTTGTTAACACAAAGTGCATGGTGTTGGTTGATATGTGGAAAAAAATTCAGCACTCAAATATTGTAACTCTGCGTGAAGTGTTTACCACTAAAGCATTTGCCGAGCCTT CTCTGGTGTTCGCCTATGATTTCCATGCTGGAGGAGAAACTATGATGAGCAGACACTTTAACGACCCGAATTCTGATGCCTACTTCACAAAGAGGAAGTGGG GCCAGCACGATGGACCACTGCCCAGGCAGCATGCTGGATTGTTACCAGAGTCTCTCATCTGGGCATACATTGTACAGCTGAGTTCTGCTCTGCGGACCATTCATACAGCAGGTTTGGCCTGTAGAGTAATGGACCCAACGAAGATTCTGATAACCAGCAAAACAAG GTTACGAGTAAATTGTGTAGGAGTCTTTGATGTTTTAACATTTGATAACAGTCAAAATAATAATCCTTTGGCATTAATGGCTCAGTACCAG CAAGCAGATCTGATATCATTAGGAAAAGTTGTGTTGGCTTTGGCTTGCAACTCTTTGGCAGGAATTCAGCGAGAAAATTTACAGAAAGCCATGGAATTGGTGACAATCAACTACTCCTCTGACCTGAAGAACCTCATCTT GTACTTGTTGACTGACCAAAACAGGATGCGGAGTGTGAATGACATCATGCCCATGATTGGTGCTCGGTTTTACACTCAATTGGATGCTGCTCAAATGAGAAATGATGTTATCGAGGAAGACCTTGCTAAG gaGGTTCAAAATGGAAGACTGTTTAGGCTTCTAGCAAAATTGGGAACAATCAACGAGAGGCCGGA GTTTCAGAAGGATCCAACCTGGTCAGAGACTGGAGACAGATACCTGTTGAAACTCTTTAGAGATCATCTTTTTCATCAGGTGACAGAAGCAGGTGCTCCCTGGATCGACCTCAGTCACATCATTTCTTGTCTTAACAAG CTAGATGCTGGTGTGCCAGAAAAAATCAGCCTGATTTCCAGAGACGAGAAGAGCGTGCTGGTGGTGACATACAGTGACCTAAAACGCTGCTTTGAAAATACCTTTCAAGAACTGATTGCGGCTGCAAATG GTAACGATCGGAACAGTAACTGA
- the Pan3 gene encoding PAN2-PAN3 deadenylation complex subunit Pan3 isoform X11 → MSLSAGSSPLHSPKITPHTSPAPRRRSHTPNPASFMVPPSASTPANNPAPQPPSSGQVIQKETVGGTTYFYTDTTPAPLTGMVFPNYHIYPPTAPHVAYMQPKANAPSFFMADELRQELINRHLITMAQIDQADMPAVPTEVDSYHSLFPLEPLPPPNRIQKSSNFGYITSCYKAVNSKDDLPYCLRRIHGFRLVNTKCMVLVDMWKKIQHSNIVTLREVFTTKAFAEPSLVFAYDFHAGGETMMSRHFNDPNSDAYFTKRKWGQHDGPLPRQHAGLLPESLIWAYIVQLSSALRTIHTAGLACRVMDPTKILITSKTRLRVNCVGVFDVLTFDNSQNNNPLALMAQYQQADLISLGKVVLALACNSLAGIQRENLQKAMELVTINYSSDLKNLILYLLTDQNRMRSVNDIMPMIGARFYTQLDAAQMRNDVIEEDLAKEVQNGRLFRLLAKLGTINERPEFQKDPTWSETGDRYLLKLFRDHLFHQVTEAGAPWIDLSHIISCLNKLDAGVPEKISLISRDEKSVLVVTYSDLKRCFENTFQELIAAANGNDRNSN, encoded by the exons ATGTCACTGTCTGCTGGATCTTCCCCTCTCCATTCCCCCAAAATTACTCCACACACCTCTCCTGCTCCTAGAAGAAGAAGCCACACTCCAAACCCAGCAAGTTTCATGGTGCCGCCTAGTGCCTCCACTCCTGCCAATAACCCTGCTCCTCAGCCTCCGTCCTCTGGTCAGGTGATCCAGAAGGAGACTGTCGGGGGGACGACTTACTTCTATACAGATACAACCCCAGCACCTTTGACTGGAATG GTATTTCCAAACTATCATATTTATCCTCCAACCGCACCTCATGTTGCTTATATGCAACCAAAAGCAAATGCACCTTCCTTCTTCATGGCCGACGAGCTCCGACAG GAGCTGATCAACAGACATTTAATAACGATGGCTCAAATTGACCAAGCAGATATGCCAG CAGTCCCCACAGAAGTTGACAGCTACCATAGCCTGTTCCCTCTAGAACCACTGCCACCTCCCAACCGGATACAGAAATCAAGTAATTTTGGATATATCACGTCTTGCTACAAAGCTGTAAATAGCAAAGATGATCTGCCATATTGCCTTCGGAGGATACATG GTTTTCGTCTTGTTAACACAAAGTGCATGGTGTTGGTTGATATGTGGAAAAAAATTCAGCACTCAAATATTGTAACTCTGCGTGAAGTGTTTACCACTAAAGCATTTGCCGAGCCTT CTCTGGTGTTCGCCTATGATTTCCATGCTGGAGGAGAAACTATGATGAGCAGACACTTTAACGACCCGAATTCTGATGCCTACTTCACAAAGAGGAAGTGGG GCCAGCACGATGGACCACTGCCCAGGCAGCATGCTGGATTGTTACCAGAGTCTCTCATCTGGGCATACATTGTACAGCTGAGTTCTGCTCTGCGGACCATTCATACAGCAGGTTTGGCCTGTAGAGTAATGGACCCAACGAAGATTCTGATAACCAGCAAAACAAG GTTACGAGTAAATTGTGTAGGAGTCTTTGATGTTTTAACATTTGATAACAGTCAAAATAATAATCCTTTGGCATTAATGGCTCAGTACCAG CAAGCAGATCTGATATCATTAGGAAAAGTTGTGTTGGCTTTGGCTTGCAACTCTTTGGCAGGAATTCAGCGAGAAAATTTACAGAAAGCCATGGAATTGGTGACAATCAACTACTCCTCTGACCTGAAGAACCTCATCTT GTACTTGTTGACTGACCAAAACAGGATGCGGAGTGTGAATGACATCATGCCCATGATTGGTGCTCGGTTTTACACTCAATTGGATGCTGCTCAAATGAGAAATGATGTTATCGAGGAAGACCTTGCTAAG gaGGTTCAAAATGGAAGACTGTTTAGGCTTCTAGCAAAATTGGGAACAATCAACGAGAGGCCGGA GTTTCAGAAGGATCCAACCTGGTCAGAGACTGGAGACAGATACCTGTTGAAACTCTTTAGAGATCATCTTTTTCATCAGGTGACAGAAGCAGGTGCTCCCTGGATCGACCTCAGTCACATCATTTCTTGTCTTAACAAG CTAGATGCTGGTGTGCCAGAAAAAATCAGCCTGATTTCCAGAGACGAGAAGAGCGTGCTGGTGGTGACATACAGTGACCTAAAACGCTGCTTTGAAAATACCTTTCAAGAACTGATTGCGGCTGCAAATG GTAACGATCGGAACAGTAACTGA